A window of the Enterobacteriaceae bacterium 4M9 genome harbors these coding sequences:
- a CDS encoding LOG family protein, with translation MITHISPLGSMDMLSQLEVDMLKRTASSDLYQLFRNCSLAVLNSGSQTDNSKELLSRYENFDINVLRRERGVKLELVNPPEKAFVDGQIIRSLQANLFAVLRDILFVNGQIAWAGRFQHLNLENSIHITNLVFSILRNARALHVGEAPNMVVCWGGHSINETEYLYARRVGNELGLRELNICTGCGPGAMEAPMKGAAVGHAQQRYKEGRFIGMTEPSIIAAEPPNPLVNELIIMPDIEKRLEAFVRIAHGIIIFPGGVGTAEELLYLLGILMNPHNHDQVLPLILTGPSESADYFRVLDEFIVNTLGEQARRHYEIIIDDPAKVAQHMKKAMPRVKENRRETGDSYGFNWSIRIAPDLQVPFEPTHENMANLGLYPDRPAEQLAADLRRAFSGIVAGNVKEVGIRAIEERGPYKIHGDPKMMKQMDDLLQGFVAQHRMKLPGSAYIPCYEIIT, from the coding sequence TTGATTACACATATCAGTCCTCTTGGTTCCATGGACATGCTGTCGCAGCTGGAAGTCGATATGCTTAAGCGCACCGCCAGCAGCGATCTTTACCAACTGTTTCGCAACTGTTCACTTGCGGTGCTCAATTCCGGTAGCCAGACCGACAACAGCAAAGAGCTGCTGTCACGCTATGAAAATTTCGATATCAACGTGCTGCGCCGCGAGCGCGGCGTGAAGCTCGAGCTGGTCAATCCACCGGAGAAGGCGTTCGTTGACGGCCAGATTATCCGCTCGCTACAGGCCAACCTGTTTGCCGTATTGCGCGACATTTTATTCGTGAACGGCCAGATTGCCTGGGCCGGGCGTTTCCAGCACCTGAATCTGGAAAACTCCATCCACATTACCAACCTGGTGTTCTCCATTCTGCGTAACGCTCGCGCGCTACACGTTGGCGAAGCCCCAAATATGGTGGTGTGCTGGGGCGGCCACTCGATTAATGAAACCGAATATCTCTACGCACGCCGCGTCGGCAATGAGCTGGGGCTGCGCGAGTTGAATATCTGCACCGGCTGTGGTCCTGGTGCGATGGAAGCGCCAATGAAAGGCGCCGCCGTGGGTCACGCCCAGCAGCGCTATAAAGAAGGGCGCTTTATTGGCATGACGGAGCCGTCCATTATTGCCGCTGAGCCACCTAACCCGCTGGTGAATGAACTCATCATCATGCCGGACATTGAAAAGCGTCTTGAAGCGTTTGTGCGTATCGCTCACGGCATTATTATCTTCCCAGGCGGCGTTGGCACCGCAGAAGAGTTGCTTTATCTGCTCGGCATTCTGATGAATCCGCACAACCACGACCAGGTTCTGCCGCTTATCCTCACCGGCCCGAGTGAAAGCGCCGATTACTTCCGCGTGCTGGATGAATTCATCGTCAACACGCTGGGTGAGCAGGCGCGTCGTCATTACGAAATCATCATCGACGACCCGGCAAAAGTGGCCCAGCACATGAAAAAAGCCATGCCGCGCGTGAAGGAAAATCGCCGCGAAACGGGCGATTCTTATGGTTTCAACTGGTCAATTCGCATTGCACCGGATTTGCAGGTGCCGTTTGAACCGACCCATGAGAACATGGCCAATCTGGGACTTTATCCTGACCGCCCGGCAGAACAACTGGCCGCTGACCTGCGCCGCGCGTTTTCCGGTATTGTCGCGGGTAACGTTAAGGAAGTGGGGATTCGGGCCATTGAAGAGCGCGGCCCGTACAAAATTCACGGTGACCCGAAAATGATGAAACAGATGGATGATTTGCTTCAGGGCTTCGTGGCGCAGCACCGCATGAAACTGCCGGGCAGCGCATACATTCCGTGTTACGAAATTATCACCTGA
- the queF gene encoding NADPH-dependent 7-cyano-7-deazaguanine reductase QueF, translating into MSGYDNHQALSGLTLGKTTEYRDTYDASLLQPVPRSLNRTPLGLHDANLPFHGKDIWTLYELSWLNAHGLPQVAVGHVELDARSVNLVESKSFKLYLNSFNQTRFDDWQQVHATLERDLRACAQGDVSVVLHRLSELEGTPVAALAGECIDEQPITIDSYEFSADYLAGAAGSEDVEETLVSHLLKSNCLITHQPDWGSVQIHYRGPRIDREKLLRYLVSFRHHNEFHEQCVERIFNDIQRLCRPHSLSVYARYTRRGGLDINPWRSNSTFTPATARLARQ; encoded by the coding sequence ATGTCCGGTTACGATAACCATCAGGCGCTCAGCGGCCTGACGCTCGGCAAAACCACCGAGTACCGTGATACTTATGACGCATCGTTATTACAACCGGTGCCGCGCAGTCTTAATCGCACCCCGCTGGGGCTGCATGACGCTAACCTACCGTTTCACGGCAAAGATATCTGGACGCTGTACGAACTGTCATGGCTTAACGCCCACGGGCTGCCGCAGGTCGCCGTCGGTCACGTGGAACTGGATGCCAGGAGCGTAAACCTTGTGGAGTCCAAAAGTTTTAAGCTCTATCTCAACAGCTTTAACCAGACGCGCTTTGATGACTGGCAGCAGGTACATGCCACGCTTGAGCGAGACCTGCGCGCCTGCGCCCAGGGCGATGTAAGCGTCGTGCTGCATCGCCTGAGTGAGCTTGAAGGTACACCGGTGGCAGCGCTTGCGGGTGAATGTATTGACGAGCAGCCGATAACCATCGACAGCTACGAATTTAGCGCCGATTATCTTGCCGGTGCCGCAGGCAGCGAAGACGTCGAAGAAACGCTCGTCAGCCATCTGCTTAAATCCAACTGCCTGATTACCCATCAGCCGGACTGGGGCTCAGTGCAGATTCACTATCGTGGCCCACGCATCGATCGCGAAAAACTGCTGCGTTACCTGGTGTCGTTTCGCCACCATAACGAGTTTCACGAGCAGTGCGTTGAGCGTATTTTTAATGACATTCAGCGCCTGTGCCGCCCGCACAGCCTCAGCGTCTACGCGCGCTATACGCGACGCGGCGGCCTGGACATCAACCCCTGGCGCAGCAACAGCACATTTACTCCGGCAACCGCTCGCCTGGCGCGCCAGTAG
- the syd gene encoding SecY-interacting protein produces MNDVKQALTDFTGRYCEAWQHANGRGPRSEELYGVPSPCITATGEDCVFWQPQPFAPQADLRGVEKALDIVIRQDIHDFYTTQFAGDMTVTLGERCFTLLQTWSADDFRRVQENQIGHLLIQRRLKLSPTLFIATLDSELDVVCVSNVTGEVRLETLGTSRYTPLASGLGTFLAQLTPQIL; encoded by the coding sequence TTGAACGACGTAAAGCAGGCCTTAACGGATTTCACCGGCCGCTATTGTGAGGCCTGGCAGCATGCAAATGGCCGGGGGCCGCGCAGTGAAGAACTGTATGGTGTGCCGTCGCCCTGCATTACGGCAACCGGTGAGGACTGCGTGTTCTGGCAGCCACAACCCTTTGCCCCACAGGCAGATTTGCGCGGTGTGGAAAAAGCGTTGGATATTGTCATCCGTCAGGATATTCATGACTTTTATACCACGCAGTTTGCGGGGGATATGACGGTTACGCTTGGCGAGCGTTGCTTTACGCTGCTGCAAACCTGGAGTGCGGATGATTTTCGCCGCGTGCAGGAAAACCAGATTGGTCATTTATTAATTCAGCGACGTTTGAAATTATCGCCTACATTGTTTATTGCGACGCTGGACAGCGAACTGGACGTCGTCTGCGTTTCTAATGTGACAGGCGAAGTTCGCCTTGAAACATTAGGCACTTCACGCTACACGCCTTTGGCTTCTGGGTTGGGAACGTTCCTTGCTCAGCTCACTCCGCAGATCCTGTGA
- a CDS encoding YqcC family protein produces MERHNAVRERLLHIEQVLRDGQHWQTMSPADSAFASSQPFCMDTLAPHEWLQWVLLPRMHALLDGEHPLPQAFAVAPYYEMALEAGWPQRDALLAALVALDALFAGDA; encoded by the coding sequence ATGGAACGCCACAATGCCGTGCGCGAGCGGCTCCTGCATATTGAACAAGTCCTGCGCGATGGCCAGCACTGGCAGACGATGTCTCCCGCAGACAGCGCTTTTGCAAGCAGCCAACCCTTTTGTATGGACACCCTGGCACCGCACGAATGGTTACAGTGGGTGCTGTTGCCGCGCATGCACGCGCTGCTTGACGGCGAACATCCGCTGCCGCAGGCTTTTGCCGTCGCGCCTTACTATGAGATGGCTCTTGAGGCGGGCTGGCCGCAGCGTGACGCGCTGCTGGCCGCGTTGGTGGCGCTTGATGCCCTCTTTGCCGGGGATGCCTGA
- the truC gene encoding tRNA pseudouridine(65) synthase TruC, protein MLEILYQDEWLVAVNKPSGWLVHRSWLDRDEKVVVMQTVRDQIGQHVFTVHRLDRPTSGVLLMGLSSEVGRLLSQQFESHQIHKHYHAIVRGWLEDEATLDYPLREELDKIGDKFSRTDKEPQPALTHYRGIAICEMPVAIGRYSSARYSLVEMAPQTGRKHQLRRHMSHLRHPIIGDSKHGDLRQNRAAAEHFGCNRLMLHASRLELVHPVTGEPLRIEAGLDPVWMQALTDFGWRGILPEIERVAFGPDSVQDVNDSTYKE, encoded by the coding sequence ATGCTGGAAATCCTTTATCAGGATGAGTGGTTGGTGGCCGTCAATAAACCGTCTGGTTGGCTGGTACACCGAAGCTGGCTCGATCGCGATGAAAAAGTCGTGGTGATGCAGACCGTGCGCGACCAGATTGGACAGCACGTCTTTACCGTGCATCGCCTCGACAGGCCAACCTCTGGCGTGCTGCTGATGGGCTTATCAAGCGAGGTTGGCCGGCTTTTATCTCAGCAGTTTGAATCACATCAAATTCATAAACATTATCACGCGATTGTGCGCGGCTGGCTGGAAGATGAGGCAACGCTGGATTACCCGCTGCGCGAAGAGCTGGATAAAATCGGTGATAAGTTCAGCCGTACTGATAAAGAACCGCAACCTGCACTGACGCACTATCGCGGCATCGCGATCTGTGAAATGCCGGTCGCCATTGGGCGATACAGCAGTGCGCGTTACAGTCTGGTGGAAATGGCTCCGCAAACCGGGCGTAAGCACCAGCTTCGCCGCCACATGTCGCATTTACGCCATCCTATTATCGGTGACAGCAAACATGGCGATCTGCGCCAGAACCGGGCAGCAGCAGAGCATTTTGGCTGCAACCGGCTGATGCTGCACGCAAGTCGCCTTGAGTTGGTTCACCCGGTGACTGGCGAGCCGCTGCGTATTGAAGCCGGGCTGGACCCGGTCTGGATGCAGGCGCTGACAGACTTTGGCTGGCGTGGAATTCTCCCCGAAATTGAAAGGGTTGCCTTTGGCCCCGACAGCGTCCAGGATGTTAACGATTCTACGTATAAGGAGTGA
- a CDS encoding flavodoxin, whose translation MAEVGIFVGTIYGNALLVAEEAQAILASQGHDAKVFEDPEATDWEHYRNGYALVVTSTTGQGDLPDSIVPLFEAIKVIGWHPELKYGLIALGDSMYDNYCGGGKQFDALLQEQGATRLGEVLTIDASETTEPESVSNPWVEHWSTLVK comes from the coding sequence ATGGCCGAAGTGGGCATTTTTGTCGGAACCATTTACGGAAACGCGCTGCTGGTAGCAGAAGAGGCGCAGGCTATTCTGGCAAGCCAGGGGCATGACGCAAAGGTATTTGAAGATCCCGAAGCCACGGACTGGGAACACTATCGTAACGGCTACGCGCTGGTGGTGACCTCAACCACCGGCCAGGGCGATCTGCCCGATAGCATTGTGCCGCTGTTTGAGGCTATTAAGGTTATCGGCTGGCACCCGGAACTGAAATACGGCCTTATTGCCCTTGGCGACAGCATGTATGACAACTACTGCGGCGGCGGAAAGCAGTTTGACGCGCTGTTGCAGGAGCAGGGCGCCACCCGCCTTGGTGAGGTGCTGACCATTGACGCCAGTGAAACCACGGAGCCTGAAAGCGTCTCTAATCCCTGGGTTGAACACTGGAGCACGCTGGTTAAATGA
- a CDS encoding MFS transporter, producing the protein MNTFSQAQSVVEKRTNARYWIVVMLFIVTSFNYGDRATLSIAGSEMARDIGLDPVGMGYVFSAFSWAYVIGQIPGGWLLDRFGSKRVYFWSIFIWSLFTLLQGFVDIFSGFGIIIALFTLRFLVGLAEAPSFPGNSRIVAAWFPAQERGTAVAIFNSAQYFATVIFAPIMGWLTHAVGWSHVFFFMGGLGIIISFFWLKMIHDPVSHPGVNKAELDYIEQGGALVNMDQSSSKEKVPFSQKWGQIKQLLGSRMMIGIYIGQYCINALTYFFITWFPVYLVQARGMSILKAGFVASVPAICGFIGGVLGGVISDWLMRRSGSLNIARKTPIVVGMLLSISMVFCNYVQAEWMVVGFMAMAFFGKGIGALGWAVMADTAPKEISGLSGGLFNMFGNISGIVTPIVIGYIVGVSGSFNGALIYVGIHAFIAILSYLVLVGDIKRIELKPVSGVRS; encoded by the coding sequence ATGAACACATTTAGCCAGGCGCAGAGCGTTGTTGAAAAACGCACAAACGCCCGCTACTGGATAGTGGTGATGCTGTTTATTGTCACCTCATTCAACTACGGCGACAGGGCAACGCTGTCGATTGCCGGTTCGGAAATGGCGCGCGACATTGGCCTCGATCCGGTCGGCATGGGCTACGTTTTCTCCGCGTTCTCATGGGCCTACGTGATTGGGCAAATTCCCGGCGGCTGGTTGCTTGACCGGTTTGGCTCCAAGCGCGTCTATTTCTGGTCCATTTTTATCTGGTCGCTGTTTACGCTGTTACAGGGCTTTGTCGATATCTTTAGCGGTTTTGGCATCATTATCGCGCTGTTCACGCTGCGCTTTCTGGTCGGGCTTGCCGAAGCACCGTCTTTTCCCGGCAACAGCCGCATTGTGGCCGCCTGGTTCCCGGCGCAGGAGCGTGGCACTGCGGTCGCCATTTTTAACTCAGCCCAGTACTTCGCAACGGTGATTTTTGCGCCAATTATGGGCTGGCTCACCCACGCGGTGGGCTGGTCACACGTGTTCTTCTTTATGGGGGGACTTGGCATCATCATCAGCTTTTTCTGGCTGAAAATGATTCACGACCCGGTAAGCCATCCGGGCGTAAACAAAGCCGAACTGGACTATATCGAGCAAGGCGGTGCGCTGGTCAACATGGACCAGAGCAGTAGCAAAGAAAAAGTGCCGTTTTCGCAGAAATGGGGCCAGATTAAGCAACTGCTTGGCTCACGCATGATGATTGGTATCTACATCGGGCAGTACTGCATTAATGCGCTGACCTATTTCTTCATTACCTGGTTCCCGGTTTATCTGGTGCAGGCGCGCGGCATGTCGATTCTCAAAGCCGGGTTTGTCGCCTCAGTGCCTGCGATATGCGGCTTTATCGGCGGTGTGCTCGGCGGCGTGATTTCCGACTGGCTGATGCGCCGCAGCGGCTCACTGAACATTGCGCGCAAAACGCCAATTGTGGTCGGGATGCTGCTCTCTATCAGCATGGTGTTCTGCAACTATGTGCAGGCTGAATGGATGGTAGTGGGCTTTATGGCGATGGCCTTCTTTGGCAAAGGCATTGGTGCGCTCGGTTGGGCCGTGATGGCAGATACCGCGCCTAAAGAAATCAGCGGTCTTAGCGGCGGCCTGTTCAATATGTTCGGCAATATTTCCGGCATCGTCACGCCGATTGTCATTGGCTATATCGTTGGCGTGTCTGGCTCCTTCAACGGCGCGCTGATTTACGTGGGCATCCATGCGTTCATCGCCATTCTCAGCTATCTGGTGCTGGTGGGTGACATCAAGCGTATTGAGCTTAAACCGGTATCCGGGGTGCGCTCATGA
- a CDS encoding glucarate dehydratase, translating into MSTQSGPVITRMRVIPVAGHDSMLLNIGGAHAPYFTRNIVVLTDNAGNTGLGEAPGGEVIYQTLVEAVPQVVGQEVARMNQLVQRVHMGNQSADFDTFGKGAWTFELRVNAVAALEAALLDLLGKALNVPVCELLGPGKQRDEVTVLGYLFYIGDRNKTDLPYLEGQQGAHAWYHLRHQQALSTQAVVDLAEAAQDRYGFKDFKLKGGVLPGEQELEAACALKKRFPDARITVDPNGAWLLDEAIALCKGMNEVLTYAEDPCGAEQGYSGREVMAEFRRATGLPVATNMIATNWREMGHAIMLNAVDIPLADPHFWTLSGAVRVAQLCNDWGLTWGCHSNNHFDISLAMFTHVGAAAPGRPTAIDTHWIWQEGDQRLTREPLAIRGGKIAVPQAPGLGVEPDWERIEQAHQLYKTLPGGARNDASAMRYLVPGWTFDRKRPAFGRA; encoded by the coding sequence ATGAGTACGCAATCAGGCCCGGTCATTACCCGCATGCGCGTGATCCCGGTGGCGGGCCACGACAGCATGTTACTTAACATCGGCGGCGCGCACGCGCCGTACTTCACCCGCAACATTGTGGTGCTGACCGATAACGCCGGTAATACCGGCCTGGGTGAAGCGCCCGGCGGTGAGGTGATTTACCAGACGCTGGTGGAGGCCGTCCCGCAGGTCGTGGGGCAGGAAGTGGCGCGCATGAATCAACTGGTGCAGCGCGTACACATGGGCAACCAGTCGGCAGATTTTGACACCTTCGGCAAAGGCGCATGGACCTTTGAACTGCGCGTGAATGCCGTTGCTGCACTGGAGGCCGCACTGCTGGATTTACTCGGTAAGGCGCTCAATGTACCGGTATGCGAGCTGCTTGGGCCGGGTAAACAGCGCGACGAGGTTACTGTGCTGGGTTATCTGTTCTATATCGGCGATCGCAACAAAACGGATTTGCCGTATCTGGAAGGGCAGCAGGGCGCTCACGCCTGGTATCATCTGCGCCACCAGCAGGCCTTAAGCACCCAGGCGGTTGTTGACCTGGCTGAAGCTGCGCAGGATCGCTACGGCTTTAAGGATTTCAAACTCAAAGGCGGTGTGCTGCCTGGCGAGCAGGAGCTTGAGGCCGCCTGCGCGTTGAAAAAGCGCTTCCCGGATGCGCGCATTACCGTTGACCCAAACGGCGCCTGGCTGCTTGATGAAGCCATTGCGTTGTGCAAAGGCATGAATGAGGTGCTGACCTACGCCGAAGATCCGTGTGGTGCAGAGCAGGGCTACTCCGGGCGCGAAGTGATGGCAGAGTTTCGCCGTGCCACCGGCTTGCCGGTGGCAACCAACATGATAGCCACCAACTGGCGCGAAATGGGCCATGCCATCATGCTTAACGCGGTCGATATTCCGCTTGCGGACCCGCACTTCTGGACGCTCAGCGGTGCAGTGCGCGTGGCGCAACTGTGCAACGACTGGGGACTGACCTGGGGTTGTCACTCCAATAACCATTTCGATATTTCGCTTGCCATGTTTACCCACGTGGGCGCGGCGGCACCCGGTAGGCCGACGGCCATTGATACCCACTGGATCTGGCAGGAGGGCGACCAGCGCCTGACCCGCGAGCCGCTGGCGATTCGCGGCGGTAAAATTGCCGTGCCGCAGGCGCCGGGGCTGGGTGTGGAGCCAGACTGGGAACGCATCGAGCAGGCACACCAGCTTTATAAAACGCTGCCCGGTGGCGCGCGCAACGACGCCAGCGCCATGCGCTACCTGGTGCCGGGATGGACATTTGACCGCAAGCGCCCGGCTTTCGGTCGCGCATAA
- the gudD gene encoding glucarate dehydratase: MSTQTPVVTAMQVIPVAGHDSMLMNLSGAHAPFFTRNIVIIKDNAGHTGVGEIPGGEKIRQTLEDAIPLVVGKTLGQYKNLLNDVRSRFADRDCAGRGLQTFDLRTTIHVVTGIEAAMLDLLGQHLGVNVATLLGDGQQRDEVEMLGYLFYIGDRKRTPLPYQSQPDETCDWYRLRHDEAMTPQSVVRLAEAAYEKYGFNDFKLKGGVLAGEEEAEAISALAARFPQARVTLDPNGAWSLDEAIRIGKQLRGVLAYAEDPCGAEQGYSGREVMAEFRRATGLPTATNMIATDWRQMGHTLSLQSVDIPLADPHFWTMQGSVRVAQMCHEFGLTWGSHSNNHFDVSLAMFTHVAAAAPGTITAIDTHWIWQEGNQRLTKEPLVIQGGKVKVPEVPGLGVELDMDRVMQAHALYQKHGLGARDDAQGMQYLIPDWRFDNKRPCMVR; the protein is encoded by the coding sequence ATGAGTACACAAACACCCGTTGTTACCGCAATGCAGGTCATTCCGGTCGCCGGTCATGACAGTATGCTTATGAACCTGAGCGGTGCGCACGCGCCGTTTTTCACCCGCAACATCGTGATCATTAAAGATAACGCTGGCCATACCGGTGTGGGTGAGATTCCTGGCGGCGAAAAGATTCGCCAGACGCTGGAAGACGCTATTCCGCTGGTGGTGGGCAAAACGCTCGGCCAGTACAAAAATCTGCTTAACGATGTGCGCAGCCGCTTTGCTGACCGCGATTGCGCTGGCCGTGGTCTGCAAACTTTTGATTTACGCACCACGATTCACGTCGTAACCGGGATTGAAGCGGCCATGCTCGATTTGCTGGGCCAGCACCTCGGCGTCAATGTGGCGACACTGCTGGGCGACGGCCAGCAGCGTGATGAGGTAGAAATGCTCGGTTATCTGTTTTACATCGGCGATCGCAAACGCACGCCGCTGCCTTACCAGAGCCAGCCGGATGAAACCTGTGACTGGTATCGCCTGCGTCACGATGAGGCGATGACGCCGCAGAGCGTTGTGCGTCTGGCTGAAGCCGCGTACGAAAAGTATGGCTTTAACGATTTCAAACTGAAGGGCGGCGTGCTGGCCGGTGAGGAAGAGGCCGAGGCGATTAGCGCGCTGGCGGCCCGCTTCCCGCAGGCGCGAGTGACGCTTGACCCGAACGGCGCCTGGTCGTTGGACGAGGCAATTCGCATCGGTAAACAGTTGCGTGGCGTGCTGGCGTATGCAGAAGATCCCTGTGGTGCAGAGCAGGGCTACTCCGGGCGTGAAGTGATGGCAGAGTTTCGCCGCGCCACCGGTTTGCCGACGGCAACTAATATGATTGCTACGGACTGGCGACAGATGGGGCACACGCTGTCGCTCCAGTCGGTGGATATTCCGCTCGCGGATCCGCACTTCTGGACTATGCAAGGCTCGGTGCGTGTGGCACAGATGTGTCATGAGTTTGGCCTGACCTGGGGTTCGCACTCTAACAACCACTTCGACGTATCGCTTGCGATGTTCACCCACGTGGCAGCAGCAGCACCGGGCACTATCACCGCGATTGATACCCACTGGATCTGGCAGGAAGGCAATCAGCGCCTGACCAAAGAACCGCTTGTGATTCAGGGCGGAAAAGTGAAAGTACCAGAGGTACCGGGGCTTGGCGTGGAACTGGATATGGACCGGGTGATGCAGGCGCACGCGCTGTACCAGAAACACGGACTGGGCGCACGTGACGATGCGCAGGGCATGCAGTATCTGATTCCTGACTGGCGCTTTGACAACAAACGGCCCTGCATGGTGCGTTGA
- a CDS encoding glycerate kinase gives MKIVIAPDSYKESLSALEVADCIEQGFRAVFPEAEYVKVPMADGGEGTVEAMIAATDGRRLELEVTGPLGQPVTAFYGLSGDGRSAFIEMAAASGLELLSSMQRDPRITTSYGTGELICHALDAGVEHIIIGIGGSATNDAGAGMLQALGVRLTDSQDNDLAPGGAALAQLAKIDATGLDTRIARCRIDVACDVTNPLTGEQGASAIFGPQKGATPQMVKQLDQALAHFAKAIARDVGKEVLALEGGGAAGGMGAALYAFCGAELRPGIDIVTGALNLEAQLRDADVVITGEGRIDSQSIHGKVPVGVARIAKRHNKPVIGIAGSLTPDVGVVHEHGIDAVFSVIDSVCTLEQALENAAQNVRRAARNVACVLKMGPLR, from the coding sequence ATGAAAATAGTGATCGCACCGGATTCATACAAAGAAAGCCTGAGCGCACTTGAAGTTGCTGATTGCATCGAGCAGGGGTTCCGCGCCGTCTTTCCTGAGGCAGAATATGTGAAGGTGCCGATGGCCGACGGCGGCGAAGGCACCGTTGAGGCGATGATTGCGGCAACCGATGGACGACGCCTTGAGCTTGAGGTTACCGGTCCGCTGGGTCAGCCGGTGACGGCATTTTACGGCCTTTCTGGCGACGGACGCAGTGCGTTTATCGAAATGGCGGCGGCAAGCGGGCTGGAACTGCTGAGCAGCATGCAGCGCGACCCGCGCATTACCACCTCTTACGGCACTGGCGAGCTGATTTGTCATGCGCTGGATGCTGGTGTGGAGCACATCATTATCGGCATTGGCGGCAGCGCGACTAACGATGCGGGTGCGGGCATGCTCCAGGCACTCGGTGTGCGTCTGACCGATAGCCAGGATAACGATTTAGCGCCCGGCGGTGCGGCATTAGCACAGCTGGCGAAGATTGATGCCACCGGGTTGGATACGCGTATTGCGCGCTGTCGTATCGACGTTGCCTGTGATGTCACAAACCCGCTTACCGGTGAACAGGGCGCATCGGCGATTTTTGGTCCGCAAAAGGGCGCGACGCCGCAGATGGTTAAGCAACTGGACCAGGCGCTGGCCCACTTTGCAAAGGCCATTGCCCGCGATGTGGGCAAAGAGGTGCTGGCGCTTGAAGGTGGCGGTGCGGCAGGTGGAATGGGGGCGGCACTATACGCCTTTTGCGGCGCAGAGCTGCGCCCAGGTATTGATATTGTGACCGGTGCGCTAAATCTTGAAGCACAACTGCGTGATGCCGATGTGGTGATTACCGGCGAAGGACGTATCGACAGCCAGTCGATTCACGGCAAGGTGCCGGTTGGCGTGGCGCGCATTGCCAAACGACACAACAAGCCGGTTATCGGCATTGCCGGAAGCCTGACGCCCGACGTGGGAGTGGTGCACGAGCACGGTATTGATGCGGTTTTCAGTGTGATAGACAGCGTATGTACGCTGGAGCAGGCGTTGGAAAATGCCGCGCAGAATGTACGCCGTGCGGCGCGCAATGTGGCGTGCGTGTTGAAAATGGGGCCGCTAAGATGA